CGTCCTCGCCGCGAGTACCGCGGTGCTGGACGACGAGCCGGATGCCCGGCCCCACGCCGACGCCGTCGAATTCCGGATGGACCTCGCCGCCGACCCGCTCGCGGCACTCCGGAACTACGGCGGCACCCTCCCCATCATCGCGACCAACCGCGTGAACTGGGAAGGCGGCCAGGCTGAGGACGACGCCACTCGGCTCGATACGCTCTGTGCGGCCGCCGCCGAAACCGCCGTGGAGGCGGTAGACATCGAACTCGCCGCGATACTGAACGGGGACGGGGCGCGGGTGGTAGACGCCGCCCGCGAGTCGGACACGAAGGTCATCGTCTCGGTCCACGACTTCGAGGAGACCCCTCGCATCGCCGAACTGCGCCACCTGCTCAAGGAGGCGACCGACCACGGCGACGTGGGCAAACTCGCGTGCACGGCGACGAGCGTCGACGACGTCCTCGACCTCCTGTTCGCGACGCGGACGTTTTCGATGAACGGTCGCCCGGTGGCGACGATGGCGATGGGGAAACTCGGCCGTCACTCCCGGGTCGTCGCGCCGCTGTACGGGTCGTGTCTCGGTTTCGCGCCCATCAGACCGGAAGATGCGACGGCTCCGGGCCAGTACGACCTCGGGACGTTACGCCAGCTGCTAACCCAGCTGCAGGGCGATGGCTAAAACGGGGTCGTTCGGAAGTTTAACAAACAGTGACAACCGAGACGGAGGAAGTGATGGGGCAGACTATGCGTAAGCGCCCGTGGCTCGCTGCACTCCTCGCGTTCATCTACCCTGGCCTCGGCCACGTCTACATTCGGGAGTGGCTCAGAGCTCTCCTCTGGTTCGGGTTGATGATTGCGACGGCGTCGTTCGTCATCCCCGAGCAGGCCGTCCAGACGGCGGACCTCTCGCTCTCTGCGCTCTCCCGCGCGAGCGAGCAGTTGCCGCTGGAAGCGGCCCTCTCGGTGCTGTTCATTACGGCATTGAGCATGATCGACGCCTACCGACTCGCAGCGACGAAAAATCAGGAAGTGAAAGCCGTCGTAGAAGGGACGCGCTGTCCGAACTGCGGGCGCGACGTCGACCCCGAACTCGGCTTCTGTCACTGGTGTACGACGGAACTCCCACAGACGACCGCGCCGGAAAACCAGTAAGTCCGCCGGTTACTTCTCGATGATGCTCTCTTCTACAGCCTCGCCGAAGTGGC
This sequence is a window from Haladaptatus sp. QDMS2. Protein-coding genes within it:
- a CDS encoding type I 3-dehydroquinate dehydratase, producing the protein MDFDEFVLAASTAVLDDEPDARPHADAVEFRMDLAADPLAALRNYGGTLPIIATNRVNWEGGQAEDDATRLDTLCAAAAETAVEAVDIELAAILNGDGARVVDAARESDTKVIVSVHDFEETPRIAELRHLLKEATDHGDVGKLACTATSVDDVLDLLFATRTFSMNGRPVATMAMGKLGRHSRVVAPLYGSCLGFAPIRPEDATAPGQYDLGTLRQLLTQLQGDG
- a CDS encoding zinc ribbon domain-containing protein; translated protein: MTTETEEVMGQTMRKRPWLAALLAFIYPGLGHVYIREWLRALLWFGLMIATASFVIPEQAVQTADLSLSALSRASEQLPLEAALSVLFITALSMIDAYRLAATKNQEVKAVVEGTRCPNCGRDVDPELGFCHWCTTELPQTTAPENQ